A segment of the Juglans regia cultivar Chandler chromosome 15, Walnut 2.0, whole genome shotgun sequence genome:
TTCCTTGTCTTATCATGGACCAAGGGACTTGCCAACTCTCTGACTCATGTATAATGAAGCAAGTTGGTATGGCAATTTATCTGAGCATGGCCAATGGTCCAATCCTTCACGAAAGGGACAAGTAACTGAATTTATAAGAGCTGGGGGTGGAGAAAATTTTCAtgttaacccctaggggttgactcaagtggtaaaggccttgggcttgggggtatgctcccccaagtctaaggttcaaatccccttgggtgcaaacaatatTTAGGAGCCATCGGACTAGGgaatttttcccttgaattacccgaggtgcacttgcgggaaactccttgccgagggcctgtgcatcCCCGGATTTAGTCGGGATGTTGTCCTgaacacctggtgccaataaaaaaaaaataatgtttagaACATTTGCAAGAAATGGAAGTTGTCTAGGTGGCTATTTTGGTGACCGCTTGTGTGGTCAATGGCAGAATATTCTTCTCATTTGTTGATACGATTTAGGTGGGTTATCTCTAGGTCATTTTGGTAATGTGCCCTTTGATTTGTCTCTCATTGCTTTAAATACCCAAGTCTTTGTTATACATGTTGGCATAGATTGGAATTTTATATGTCTAATCTTTTTGCATGTCATATTTTTAGCGATGATCAGATTGTCTTTAATTTGAAAAACAgccaaaatatatagatattctCTCTAAAGGGCATACAACTACATGGATCTGGGTTGCTTAATCCCTTCCGGTGCATGTTGGAATATGGAATTATTGGGTAGCTAGTTATTGTCATGCTATTGGTCTATCTGTTTATTATTAACGGTGTCCTGTgcttaataataaatcatttcatatattCACAACAAATGTGGGAGTTACTTATTTTCATGCCTGAAAGAATGAACGTTTTCTTTTTATACCTGGTGTGTAGATAAAGACAGAGAGTGGTGCAAAAGTAAAAGCCAATAAAACCGGGATATACAAGAAGTGGAAACAACAGTcacacaataaaatatcttttaaaggAACCGTGAATGAAGGGAATGCCGAGGAATCCAGGAGCATGTCAGGTAATTTAATGAATTGGAAGCCCCTGATGATTGTTCATCTTATTTTCTCTTGAACTTTGTTGAAATTTGCCAAAAActtgctttttattttcaggGCATCTTAGATCGCAAGGAAATAATAGAACGTTTAAAGGGAGCAAGAAGCAGCATTATGTGCCTAATGCTCATGTACGTTCAGAAATTAAAGATCTAGAACAAGTTCGGAAAGATAGGCAGAAAAAGGCAAACAAAATCTCCTACATGAAGAACAATGGCAAGTCTGGTAAGgggaaaaaatttaatagaaatGGCAAAAGAGGGAAGGGCAAGTAGTGAAGTCACCGAAAAAGATGGTTTTGTGCTGTTCGGGTGCTACTCTCATAAGAAGATTCTTTGCAATTAGAATGGGGAAAGAGTGCCTGAATTTTTCCCAGCCAACTACATGTTTTGTGGTTTTGTATTTGGATCAAGACTGCTTAATCAGCTTGCCCCtgtaattgaattaaaatatgcACTTATTTGAGTGCACAACAGCTAAATTTGTTAATGGGGCTGTGATACTCTGCTCATACTTCAATTTCCTAGAAATCTAAATTATTCTTTGATCCGATTAATCAAAACTATTTTGTATGGCCCCACACTTGTAAGTAATTCATTGGATGCAATCTAGAATTAGAAAGAATGCAAATGTTTCAAACATTAAGGGTtggtttagattcagagatgagataagatgattttaaatgaatgatgaaagttgaataaaatattattagaatattattttttaatattattattattttgaaatttaaaaaagttgaattgtttattatattttgtatgaaaatttgaaaaaattataataataagataatatgagatgaaatgtttttcgAATTCAAACGGGGCTTAAGGGTTAtgggaaaggaaaatattttaggcACAAAcggattatacaaaagtaaatttacaaactgatgtagcTTGATCTAGTACGTCAGATagtaaagttgttttttttattataaaataaatctaacgaattttataaaattacatcaatttataggtttatttttttgtaatgtatttGTTTCAAACattatggattttgtgtaatatcaatttaaaaataatgctAATTCTGTGTGATGCAGCTCATGCTTTTTGTTTCCTAGAAATGATCAAGAAAAAGTATTATGTAACGTAACACCCCAAACTTTGAGAGATTCATTTGGTACAAcctagaaaaaaagaaagaaattagaatatgtaTTTTAAAGAGCTATGGGTTATTCCTCCAATTATAATTTATCAATCTGCACGCACGGTATACACTCGAACGCTGGCACGTTCGACTGTTTGAGTTGAGccttgaaataattaaaatcctGTTTACTACCAAACATGTGGTTCTATGGTGTAGTGGTTAGCACTCTGGACTTTGAATCCAGCGACCTGGGTTCGACTCCCGGTAGGACCTTTTTCATTctagtttcatttttctaaatataattgTTCTTTTTCAGAATTCAATATCTTTATGAATGATTTTATTCACAAtcgatttattttattttattttgttttatttgaacTCTAATATTAACTGAATTTTCATATTTCCAATATTAACtgaatttaacttttgaattttgaaatttcaattacaaaatcatttgTGGGCTTTTTTGGTGGCCTATTGCTTGTGTGAAACACCAGAAATTTACCAGATCAGAATTCCACTATTGGTAGAGCTATTACCTCACCATATACTATGATTGCAGTTTTTGTAAGATTACCCAAAAATATAATGAGATTCCCATTTCTGTACTTTCCATGCATATCCTCTTTTGCTCAAACCGCCCGAGTAGTCCAATCCAGGCAGCTAATGCCATCAGATTCTTCTTCTTGTGTTCttacttaattaaaagtatcaATTTTGTTGTGTTCTTGTTTAACCATTTCTAGGGAGATGATTCATAGGAGAAAAAGATCGAGACATACAAAAAACATGACTTTTCCAGCAACTTTTGAATGAATTTCCTCTTAACAAAAACAAGGCTAGGCTTCATAAAAACTTAAACAGATGCTGATTGGCAATTTGAGCTGTGAGTAAATGACTGCTGCTTTTAGTAACGAGATATGTATTCTCAACTTTATAGCATCCATAACCAACAGAACTTTTAGTAACAGGCTTCTCTAAATGCCCACACAGAATTAGCATATCAACATGCATAAACACAAGAGTTcaaactactttttaaattgtAGCTGGGTTCTGACAAAATACATACGTACTACTTTTTAGCTCAAACCTACCTTCATTCAATGGGCTGGGTGAGCAACATTGCTGGCTGTGCGGTGTGCATGGAAGGCACAGGCACAATGCACGGACATTAAGTTCAGACAGCCGCTCATGATAAGCGAATGCCTTCCCGAGCAAGTGTGGAGTGCAGGAAATGAATCGCACACTGCCTGAACGGCAGGGGGGGTGAGTGCCGTGCACTGGCTGATGTTGAGAGTCCTAAGCCCATCCTCATCGTTAATTTCTTTCACTGATTCCCACATTGAAGTCTTCTTCACTCGGCTGTGGGCCAAAGAGTACATTGCTCTGTCTGTGATGTTCTGACAGTAGTACAGGCCAAGGGATCTCAAATGAAGACATCTGTTTGCAAGAGCAATCACACTATCATCTGCAATGTAAGAATAAATGGGTCAAGACTTTTTAAATCATAACAAGCCAATACACTTCCCGTTGGCCAAAAAACTTTAAAACTACGCATCTTTTCGGATTTAATACACTATCAATTATCATTTACATGTTTGATTGTTCCTAAATTTTGTACTTCTACTAAATCATTTACACATTACCATTGTCTAAAGCAAAAAAATGGGAATCAGAAAACATCTTAAAGGATTCAAACTCATTGCACTCTGTCAATTTTACTTCCCAACAACAGTCAGCTCGCAACACCTCCAAACCATGTAGAACAAGGAATTCCAGAGAGAGCCCGTCTAAATAAAACTACGTTTTGATCTCTCCCTTCTGAGAATTTTGAAGCAAGAACACACATTACAGTTAAAGATGACTATAGCATATAGGGACTGTAAGTATCTTAACTACACAGTGATCATCAACTAGTTGGCATATGAGAGAATGAAACATCTTAAACAAGTAAGCAATGGCATCTGCCAGTTGGAACTGACGAAGCAGATAGAGATCCACCAGGTTACTTTTGGTATACTGCAACAGAGACCAGAGATCAGGTGTACGTGTTTTCttggcagagagagagagaacgaatCAGTTGCCCAAGACATTATTTGCATTGTTGAGAAACATCCTATGATCATACAAATCCTCATAGAAAGGGACCAAGTCTACAGAAGGAGCCATGAGGCAAATTGCCCAGTTGCTGGCACATCTAAATAAGGGACTTATAATATTCTGAAATTTGAGCACCAGGACAGACTATTCCTTTTTTCAACAAAGTATGGATTCATTACCCGTATGTTGAACAAAGTCTACAGAAGGGACCAGGGAATTGCAGGTGATGAAACCGATGAATCTGAATAAGGAGCTCATAATTTGGTGAAAGTTAGCACCAGAACCCACTAGTTTTAGcgttttaacaaaaatatagaTTCATTGCCCCTACATATCAGGTACCTGTTATGCGAACACAGCCGCACAAATCAAGAGTTCTGAGATCAGGGCATCCATATGCTAAACTCATTACTCCCACATCACTTACATTATCACACCATCCTAGATTTAAAGACTGCAACTGACTGCAGTAACATCCAATAGCCTGCATAtcattaaagaaatataattaaattatctcacttCTTATGACTTGAGTTGAAAGAAACAATTGGaatttagaaaatcatttatacCTGCAATGCACTGTCAGATGCAGCTTTGACACATCCACAAAGATTTAAAACCTTTAACTTACGGCAAAAACTAGCCAGATATGCAAGAGCACTGTCACTGAATGCTGAACATCCACTGATGTTGAGTTTTGAAAGATTAGGGCAACCATGAGCCAGGGCATACAGGGAGCTGTCACTAAGCTTGAAACTTTTGCTGAGGTCCAGGACCTGCAGATCATGACAGCAGTTTGCAATAGTTTCAACAGCATGATCCTCAAGCTGTGGTTTATCTTGGCGCAATATGAGACTCTgcaattttgtgaattttggaGCAAGAGATAGGACCAAGTTGTTCATGTTCTTGCTGCACCTGAAAAACGAGTTCATGCCATCTGATAGGTACGGTATTCACGGGTACCAGGATCtacttattttgttaaaaatttagagaaaaatgtACTGTCAACAtcattaacaattttttatggACAATACTGTAAAAtagaaactgaaaaaatatatttatatatatacatatatcttgGTTTATCAGGTTTAGACAATgtaaaaaaagaggaaaagataTGATTGGTTAAACTCATTTGGATATAAACCATATtcagaaaaattcaaatatctaaGGTACTAAAACTTCAAAGACTTTTTCTTCCCCTGTTAACAATCTTGAAATCCGCGAGGAAAGAAATCAtatcccaaaacaacaaaataatttggatctaaCATAGAATCATGACTTCCTCACACGGCTTCACATCTGAACAAAAACATGAAGGTCCAATGGAAGGCAGCATGCAATTGATTCCACGTGTACCAGGATTTCCAGAATAAAATAGTTACCATTTATAATGCATATAAATCACCAGAAGTAgttgaaaaagacaaaaaaacaaaaggtttCGATGACCATACAGTAACAAACAACAAAGCCATCCAAGGAATTCAGGTTTCCAACTCAATTCATGATATTCCCTCATaaaaaatcaacatatatagaAACTTTCTAGGCAAGCTTGTGTAATAGCAAGAGTTGAAACTGAAACATCAAGCAACACAATGACATGATCTTTAGCactacaaaaaagaaaaagaaaaacgaaaaacatttttttataggtataaaaaaaaccattaaaagCTGTCTCTTGTTTTGAGATGCCCATCAGTTCTACAAATTTAGCAAACTCTTATAATCATGAATGAGGAAGAAATAGTACAAATTACAGGAACTCATTCCATCAACGTTTTCACAGTAAGCATATAGGGCAAGAGGAATGTACACATAATgctatgtttttaaactttgtACCGTAAGATTCTACAGAAGCTATAGAAAACTTTACAATGCATGATAATACCCCccagataataataataataataataaataaataacacaaataaagaGAAGTGGAGCTACAAGACTTTACACCCTTAAAGCTAATGATTCCACAACAGAACTGCGCAGCACTGAGTTCTTATAAAACTCCTATCCTTCTCTATTCTCTTCCCCCTTTCAGGGCACCTGGTTAAATCCATAAAgatcaaaatatgaaatttacaaGTTGAATTCAAACAAGGTAAATGCTCACTCCTATGATACCAATAtataggtgaaaaaaaaaagaagcttgaCCAACTGCAATTAGtcaaattttttctaatttgaagGATGGCAAATTATACGATACGATCATATGACCGTCCATGAAAGGAtacaaaaccaagaaaaatagcACCACAACCACTTgaagcaaaaaatatatatatatataccatgagaaagagagatgggTAAGGCCCAAGCAAATAGCATCTCTCCACCCACGACACACTCCTGACGCCATGATCACCGTCTTATCATCAACAAGAGAAACAATTTGCAACAAGAGCTCTGTGGGAATATCCTTCCACTCAGTGATGATACCACCTTCCATTTTCACCCCTCCTTTCCGAATCCCATTTTTGCCAAGCATCATAAGCTTCTCAAAGCACAAGTTCAAGTCCTCAGCCCTCAGGTTGTCTTTACCTACCATTTCACTCTCAATCCAACACCAATGTTCACTTTACTTATGTACctgtataaataataaactcCACGGTTCTGTCACCAAATAGAGAGAGGATATGGATAACGCATTTGCAAATTCCAAGACCTTGAATTCAGGGACAAAAAGGTGGAGGAAACCAACACGTTAACACACTGGGAAAACCAACACAAGCCCATACGTGATCACCATAAGAGATTGACAGAGATGCAATTCTCAGagagtaaatttcacaactacAATCAAATCTCGACAATTTACACGTACACGTAAATACTTTCTtctgttttgtttatttttttaccatgTATATCCTCAAGCTATTCACAGGAAAGTACGTGGTGATCAATGAAACGGGAATTGGTCAAAACAGACCAATTTGACGACTAGCAGAGCAGAAAAATGTGTCAAAGAATAGAAAGATGAAAAAACCAAAGAACCTCTTTTCTGCAAAAACAGAAACACCCATTTCGAGATATTGAATATAAGCTGCGTTTTGACCCAAACAAGCTCAAATTCTAGAGGGAAATGATcgataaaatttagaaaaaactgTATATCTTTTGGTTTTCATTCCAAAACCAAACGGTTCTGATCAAAACAGAGGAAAACACTGAATTCCTGGAAGATAATCCcaacgaagaaaaaaaaaaacaaatacctcTTCAAAACCTACGCAAACACCAACATCTAAGAACAAAAATTAACAAACCAGTTGATGATAttaaccaagaaaaaaagaaaggctcGTAAGAAACAGATAAtctgcaaaacaaaaattagggTTATGATTATGCACCTCGGAAAGCTGACTTGGTGAACAAAAGTTTCTAGCTTTGATCAGTTTTGTATTCAAGTGTACAATTGCTTATCAGAGGCTTGCTATATGTCTATTCTTCTTAGTACTCCATTCTTCTTTtctatattatcattattttaatttataagaggaaaagaaaaggagggagAAGCGTACGGGTGGAGGTGGGGTTATTGACTATATGCCGCCACGTGGGACAATGATGACCATCGATGTGATCCGGTGGTGCACACAGTGGGTCCTACGCAAAGTTGTCAGTCTTGATCATATCTGaaatttgattgaaaaattGCAAATTCAGcacaaaaattaagaaacaaatagaaataaaagggaaggaaaatacataatttaaaaaaaaaaaaattaattaatggaagACGTTTGATGGTGGATTATTGGATGAGAAAAGAATAAAGGGGAAGGTGAAGAGGATTGACAACGTATAGACTATAGAGGTTCCATTTGCTTGTTCAAAACCGAAACCGTACCCAAAAGCAATCCCTTGTGAAAGTCAAGTCCAAAAAATGCTTATCTTTTCAGTTTGTGCATCTTATGCTTTATTTGTGatacattttcctttatctctttgggttctaaattatatttttcttcattttagaaaggtattttttttttttttaagctagAAAGTTACTTTGTAGATATCAATTTTTGGAAATCCTTCACCAACAAGCTACTTCTTAAGTTACaaataaatgttattatttGTACCATTTGGTTCAAGTAAATCACCCACATTGAGTATGAGTATGAAATTTAAGCAATTTCAAGTTCCATAAGTTGCAACTTTGTAATCGAATAATATAGACATATGGTTCAGTCGTCGAGTCGGGGAGACCGTAGATGCTAGTTTAAAATGTTTTTGGTACTATGTATTATGTGATGCTATGTTTACAATTTAAGTGTTTCAAATTGTTTGAGTGCAAGTTTGACCGTGTGTATATAAGCTTTTAGACACCATCATTCTGAGTCTTAAGCCGGTTTTCAAATTAAGTTAGTTTCTCCTAATCAAGTACTAGTAACTTAAtcaaatttaaatgataaatggATTTCATGGGGTATGTTtagtttttcacttttctcaaaagttttttgaaagttttaaaaataaaattttaaaatcaaatcaaaaaattatatttagataatttttCAACTCTATCATCTACTTTCACAAACTTcaatacaaaacatatttaaaaataaaaaagtatttaaaagtttatttgttcttttacaaaatccaataaacaataaaattaaaaatattctcgAAAATTGTGAAACCAAACATGCTCTTGAGTCTTGATAAAAGACAAATTAATCTGTCCTTCCTACATAGAAGATGTGAGGAAGGGAGTGTGTTAAGGATAATCTTGGCGGACCATCACCACAAGAATAAGAAAtcatatcacattttttttttttttagttttcaaaGGAACATATTGACtctatttttattcactttACTTTCATCTCTATGCTTGTCACTATATTCTGTAGTCTATTCTCACACATGAATAATGCTGCTTGTCCCTTGTCAATCGGAAATGTCTTTTCTCTCAAGTCTTGTGTGCCTCAAAGTGGCTGGAAAATTGTTCCTTTTTTGCTATTGAGATTTGCTATACATCAGTCAGTATTCATCCTCGCACCAACACttgacaacttttttttattttttatttttacttcataaaatgtgagatgtggatgtggatgtggatgtgaatagtaactgatgagaagaattattcttTACGATTAtgcaaagaaattatataatgtaAACCTTATTATTTTGTAAGGAGATCCACTTAATTACTGCATGAGTTGAAGCCTTTTGGtgtcaaatataaattttcagaaactaaaatatttttcaaatagaaacAAAGTGGAACATTATTGAATTATTTAGTAAAACATGCCCAACATCTGAATTAGAACCCTTGTATGCAGATAaaaaggtatttttttaatgatcaatCTTTCCTTCAATGTTTTTGAGCAAGTTGTTTACTAGGTTAATTTGCCTCATCGGATTAAAGATGGGAGATTGATTGCTAGGAAATGCAGTGTGCAACATGTATAGTGTGAGAGATGGGGGGTTTAGACATGAACAGTGATAAACAGTAAACAAATTTTGACAACTATATCTTGTGAGGGAAGAAGATCAGGAGGAAGAGCCCTACTATTGGTACCAATAAAATGTATGATAGCTTGGACCGACAAGtgcaaatatactttttttttatttcaattatttttatacatctttaaatatttaaaaaaaaatcaattcactaatagtcacttccttaactattaagtaaaaaaaaacacaatcggTCACTTTTGTAATCTCGGTTCAAATAGCTTTTTCCCATGAGGAAACTTCATCACTGTAGAAGCTTAAGATCTACAGCTTTGAACCACTTTGCCAGCCATATTAAGGCCACCACCACCTACAGAGTTGTCATGTGTTGATTTGAGTACAAAGTGTCTGTTTGTTTAGAGTTCTATCGTCCAAGCATTTTTTTTGTATCATATCTACTTTGTCTATATGTTCCTCCACAACGGGTACAAAGTACAAACGCCCTTTTAACATCCTGCATGTGCCTTTGGATCAAATAGGCTTATGAATAATAGTCCAAACCCATGTTActtacaactcattttatatGTACATAACTCATTTAACaactatagtttataattttagtggTTTGATCAAAC
Coding sequences within it:
- the LOC109013670 gene encoding F-box protein SKP2B-like, which translates into the protein MVGKDNLRAEDLNLCFEKLMMLGKNGIRKGGVKMEGGIITEWKDIPTELLLQIVSLVDDKTVIMASGVCRGWRDAICLGLTHLSFSWCSKNMNNLVLSLAPKFTKLQSLILRQDKPQLEDHAVETIANCCHDLQVLDLSKSFKLSDSSLYALAHGCPNLSKLNISGCSAFSDSALAYLASFCRKLKVLNLCGCVKAASDSALQAIGCYCSQLQSLNLGWCDNVSDVGVMSLAYGCPDLRTLDLCGCVRITDDSVIALANRCLHLRSLGLYYCQNITDRAMYSLAHSRVKKTSMWESVKEINDEDGLRTLNISQCTALTPPAVQAVCDSFPALHTCSGRHSLIMSGCLNLMSVHCACAFHAHRTASNVAHPAH